The proteins below come from a single Desulfovibrio sp. X2 genomic window:
- a CDS encoding RidA family protein, with protein sequence MDKKIIATAKAPAAIGPYSQAVRTGSLVFCSGQIPLDPKTGELVPGGIAEQAEQSLTNLAAVLEAAGSSLEGVVKTTCFLADLADFAAFNTVYAKFFTADCPARSTFQVAGLPKGARVEVEAVAVVTE encoded by the coding sequence ATGGACAAGAAGATCATCGCCACCGCCAAGGCCCCCGCCGCCATCGGCCCCTACTCCCAGGCCGTGCGCACCGGCTCGCTCGTCTTCTGCTCCGGACAGATCCCCCTGGACCCGAAGACCGGCGAGCTCGTGCCCGGCGGCATCGCCGAACAGGCCGAGCAGTCCCTCACGAACCTCGCCGCCGTGCTCGAAGCCGCGGGCTCGAGCCTCGAAGGCGTGGTCAAGACCACCTGCTTCCTCGCCGACCTCGCCGACTTCGCCGCCTTCAACACCGTCTACGCCAAGTTCTTCACCGCCGATTGCCCCGCCCGCTCCACCTTCCAGGTCGCTGGCCTGCCCAAGGGCGCCCGCGTCGAGGTGGAGGCCGTGGCCGTCGTCACGGAGTAA
- a CDS encoding 6-hydroxymethylpterin diphosphokinase MptE-like protein — translation MHMLERLAQAGGLLDCGGDGPHLPCSGKGHAPSSHDSLFRYVPPALRRPFADPDRPPVFSVYDGRTDLAELRRDTRLFLVLGACPSPELDALLHDPDAACVVVDPDRARLTALAEESGAAEGRAPKTIWVTGDVAAARFGLGGLFLSGIFDHGFPAVLAPRGEEEAWLEALGEVVEYVEVLYYRSAIHVLDGHDLTRCRPLRDVALSPYHLDQLAHCFENLPDYARCPDVEALRDSFAGGTAVLVGAGPDLDERLDLLRRLKGRALIICVNNALRTLVRRGIEPDICLVMDPALMIAKSYTDVPHLPDTLLVAHRFCHVPRRVFDRVVFFGNPIEQAAGPGTELPRHGSVISAAFSLAELLGAARCIIVGGQLASPDPWRLGYSAASIHGGSASSLAARPLIGTHPQLYPVRLPHGRTLYTTPNFRDASLWLLARMADSRMEVVNTSPDSLLFGPDITLDQDPALPPPAPGMHVPHPSHVAASLPEHLPVRRVRELLAFGVERAAFWREVRAAAQTVLAAHTPLPQATAVFAHFEANTVSYLVSRFEDFDNQAFHTAWFAGHDREARRAALADYFRHVEGMANMLLSRLAVSLNRLRQLGG, via the coding sequence ATGCACATGCTCGAACGACTGGCCCAGGCAGGCGGCCTGCTCGACTGCGGCGGGGACGGGCCCCACCTCCCCTGTTCCGGGAAGGGACACGCCCCCTCGTCCCACGACTCGCTCTTCCGCTACGTGCCCCCGGCCCTGCGCCGCCCCTTCGCCGATCCGGACAGGCCGCCGGTCTTCTCCGTCTACGACGGCCGGACCGACCTCGCGGAGCTCCGCCGCGACACCCGACTCTTCCTCGTGCTCGGCGCCTGCCCCTCCCCGGAGCTCGACGCCCTGCTCCACGACCCCGACGCCGCCTGCGTGGTCGTGGACCCGGACCGCGCCCGGCTGACCGCCCTGGCCGAGGAGTCCGGCGCGGCCGAAGGCCGCGCGCCCAAGACGATCTGGGTCACGGGCGACGTGGCCGCCGCGCGCTTCGGCCTGGGCGGCCTCTTCCTGAGCGGCATCTTCGATCACGGCTTCCCGGCCGTGCTCGCGCCGCGCGGCGAGGAAGAGGCCTGGCTCGAGGCCCTGGGCGAGGTCGTGGAGTACGTGGAGGTCCTCTACTACCGCAGCGCGATCCACGTCCTGGACGGCCACGACCTGACCCGCTGCCGCCCCCTGCGCGACGTGGCCCTCAGCCCCTACCACCTCGACCAGCTCGCCCACTGCTTCGAGAACCTGCCCGACTACGCCCGCTGCCCGGACGTGGAGGCCCTGCGCGACAGCTTCGCCGGAGGCACGGCCGTGCTCGTGGGCGCCGGGCCGGACCTGGACGAGCGCCTCGACCTCCTGCGCCGCCTGAAGGGCCGCGCCCTGATCATCTGCGTGAACAACGCCCTGCGCACCCTGGTCCGCCGCGGCATCGAGCCCGACATCTGCCTGGTCATGGACCCGGCCCTGATGATCGCCAAAAGCTACACCGACGTGCCGCACCTGCCGGACACGCTCCTCGTGGCCCACCGCTTCTGCCACGTGCCGCGCCGCGTCTTCGACCGCGTCGTCTTCTTCGGCAACCCCATCGAGCAGGCCGCAGGGCCCGGCACCGAGCTCCCACGCCACGGCTCCGTGATCTCCGCCGCCTTCTCCCTGGCCGAACTGCTCGGCGCCGCGCGCTGCATCATCGTGGGCGGGCAGCTGGCAAGCCCCGACCCCTGGCGCCTCGGCTACAGCGCGGCCTCCATCCACGGCGGCAGCGCCTCCTCCCTGGCCGCGCGCCCCCTCATCGGCACCCATCCCCAGCTCTACCCCGTGCGCCTGCCGCACGGCCGCACCCTCTACACCACCCCGAACTTCCGCGACGCCTCCCTCTGGCTCCTGGCGCGCATGGCCGACTCGCGCATGGAGGTCGTCAACACCTCCCCGGACAGCCTGCTCTTCGGCCCGGACATCACCCTGGACCAGGACCCGGCCCTGCCGCCCCCCGCGCCAGGCATGCACGTCCCCCACCCCTCGCACGTGGCCGCGTCCCTGCCGGAGCACCTGCCCGTCCGCCGCGTGCGCGAGCTCCTCGCCTTCGGCGTGGAGCGCGCCGCCTTCTGGCGCGAGGTCCGCGCCGCGGCCCAGACCGTGCTCGCGGCCCACACGCCCCTGCCCCAGGCCACGGCCGTCTTCGCCCACTTCGAGGCCAACACGGTCTCCTACCTCGTCAGCCGCTTCGAGGACTTCGACAACCAGGCCTTCCACACGGCCTGGTTCGCCGGGCACGACCGCGAAGCCCGCCGCGCCGCCCTGGCCGACTACTTCCGCCACGTCGAGGGCATGGCCAACATGCTGCTCTCGCGCCTGGCCGTCTCCCTCAACCGGCTGCGCCAGCTCGGCGGCTGA
- a CDS encoding AarF/ABC1/UbiB kinase family protein, producing the protein MDTPISFLTRSAASLGRLKDIAVILAKYGFGEILDVLRLPFKSPAAPESAEAAEATAWTKIRMAFEDLGPTFVKIGQILALRPDLIPLDLCDELKLLQEQVRREPFEVVRQAVERTYGRPLEEVFSSFDTEPVASASLSQVHRAVLADNGREVAVKVRRPGAAATIEADLDIMATLASIVHERVASLQNVNLPQVVVEVRKSLRREIDFVSEARHIIIFRRLFANDDAVTAPRVEEEWTRPQVLVMEFLRGTRLEDYQGDEEERDRIARAGLRCVVSQMLEHGFFHADPHPGNVRILPDGRLCYFDWGMVGRLNDEMRQALVDYIIGIVKGDARRIARTALEMAERVPPLLDMHRFVTDILWVLDKLRAPVGRGPDFGRFLLDMAQTCAGHGIRLRSDYILMGRALVSTEACGRIVKPDFDTLAALKPMGLAYVARRASILFSDKPLFGDVQESLRQLAGLPGKAAHVLEMVEAGQVSITLRQAGVEQQMANLRGLAYVIAAGLVAASLVIGSSLIYISGIGPSWNDTPIFGLTGFTISGLFGMWLVVHLLKRKK; encoded by the coding sequence ATGGACACCCCCATATCCTTCCTCACCCGTTCCGCCGCCTCGCTCGGCCGCCTCAAGGACATCGCCGTGATTCTCGCCAAGTACGGCTTCGGCGAGATCCTGGACGTGCTCCGCCTGCCCTTCAAGAGCCCGGCCGCGCCCGAGAGCGCCGAGGCCGCCGAAGCCACGGCCTGGACCAAGATCCGCATGGCCTTCGAGGACCTCGGCCCGACCTTCGTGAAGATCGGCCAGATCCTCGCGCTCAGGCCGGACCTCATCCCCCTCGATCTCTGCGACGAGCTGAAGCTTCTGCAGGAGCAGGTCAGGCGCGAGCCCTTCGAGGTCGTGCGCCAGGCCGTGGAGCGGACCTACGGCCGCCCCCTGGAGGAGGTCTTCTCGAGCTTCGACACAGAGCCCGTGGCCTCGGCCTCCCTCTCCCAGGTGCACCGCGCCGTGCTCGCCGACAACGGCCGGGAGGTCGCGGTCAAGGTCAGGCGGCCCGGCGCCGCCGCGACCATCGAGGCGGACCTCGACATCATGGCCACCCTGGCCTCCATCGTGCACGAGCGTGTGGCGTCGCTGCAGAACGTGAACCTGCCCCAGGTGGTGGTCGAGGTGCGCAAGAGCCTGCGCCGCGAGATCGACTTCGTGAGCGAGGCCCGCCACATCATCATCTTCCGCCGGCTCTTCGCGAACGACGACGCGGTCACGGCCCCGCGCGTGGAGGAGGAGTGGACCCGGCCCCAGGTGCTGGTCATGGAGTTCCTGCGCGGCACGCGCCTCGAGGACTACCAGGGCGACGAGGAGGAGCGCGACCGCATCGCCCGCGCGGGGCTTCGCTGCGTGGTCTCCCAGATGCTCGAGCACGGCTTCTTCCACGCCGACCCCCACCCCGGCAACGTGCGCATCCTGCCGGACGGGCGGCTGTGCTACTTCGACTGGGGCATGGTCGGCCGCCTGAACGACGAGATGCGCCAGGCGCTGGTCGACTACATCATCGGCATCGTCAAGGGCGACGCGCGGCGCATCGCCCGCACGGCCCTGGAGATGGCCGAGCGCGTGCCGCCGCTGCTCGACATGCACCGCTTCGTCACCGACATCCTCTGGGTCCTGGACAAGCTGCGCGCCCCGGTGGGCCGAGGCCCGGACTTCGGCCGCTTCCTCCTGGACATGGCCCAGACCTGCGCCGGGCACGGCATCCGCCTGCGCTCCGACTACATCCTCATGGGCCGCGCCCTGGTCTCCACCGAGGCCTGCGGCCGCATCGTCAAGCCGGACTTCGACACCCTGGCGGCCCTGAAGCCCATGGGCCTGGCCTACGTCGCGCGCCGCGCCTCCATCCTCTTCTCGGACAAGCCGCTCTTCGGCGACGTCCAGGAGTCGCTGCGCCAGCTCGCCGGACTGCCGGGCAAGGCCGCCCACGTCCTGGAGATGGTCGAGGCCGGGCAGGTCTCCATCACCCTGCGCCAGGCGGGCGTGGAGCAGCAGATGGCCAACCTGCGCGGCCTGGCTTACGTCATCGCCGCGGGCCTCGTGGCCGCCTCCCTGGTCATCGGCTCCTCCCTGATCTACATCTCGGGCATCGGCCCGAGCTGGAACGACACGCCGATCTTCGGCCTGACCGGCTTCACCATCTCCGGCCTGTTCGGCATGTGGCTGGTGGTGCACCTCCTCAAACGCAAGAAGTGA
- a CDS encoding Bax inhibitor-1/YccA family protein, translated as MNRFGTMRQAQVGTEVLSEFMRGVYGWMSAGLMLTAAAAIYTASSPAMIQAIFGNSILLIVLLVAEVGLVFAISGAINRLSATTATGLFLLYSVLNGVTLSSIFLVYSMAAIYKAFLTAGGMFGAMSIYGYVTKKDLSSWGSFLFMGLIGVVIAMVVNMFLRSPGLDFVISGVGVLVFVGLTAYDTQRLRYMAATAPMGDATVMRRGAIMGALQLYLDFINLFLMLLSLFGGRRQ; from the coding sequence ATGAATCGATTCGGCACAATGCGCCAGGCGCAGGTCGGGACCGAGGTCCTGAGCGAGTTCATGCGCGGCGTCTACGGCTGGATGAGCGCGGGGCTCATGCTGACCGCTGCCGCGGCCATCTATACGGCGTCGAGCCCGGCCATGATCCAGGCCATCTTCGGCAACAGCATCCTGCTCATCGTGCTGCTGGTGGCCGAGGTCGGCCTCGTCTTCGCCATCTCCGGCGCCATCAACCGCCTCTCCGCGACCACGGCCACGGGCCTCTTCCTGCTCTACAGCGTGCTCAACGGCGTGACGCTCTCGTCCATCTTCCTGGTCTACTCCATGGCCGCCATCTACAAGGCCTTCCTCACGGCGGGCGGCATGTTCGGCGCCATGAGCATCTACGGCTACGTGACCAAGAAGGACCTCTCCTCCTGGGGCAGCTTCCTGTTCATGGGCCTCATCGGCGTGGTCATCGCCATGGTGGTGAACATGTTCCTGAGGAGCCCGGGGCTCGACTTCGTGATCTCTGGCGTGGGCGTGCTGGTCTTCGTGGGCCTCACGGCCTACGATACGCAGCGCCTGCGCTACATGGCCGCCACCGCGCCCATGGGCGACGCCACGGTCATGCGCCGCGGCGCCATCATGGGAGCGCTGCAGCTCTACCTCGACTTCATCAACCTCTTCCTCATGCTGCTGAGCCTCTTCGGCGGACGCCGCCAATAA
- the lpxK gene encoding tetraacyldisaccharide 4'-kinase — protein sequence MADAHRLLDRFGPLLAPAGAAWAGLMRLREGFYAAGAFPRLLLPAPVCSVGNVAMGGTGKTPLTLWLCRRAVEEGLRPVVLTRGYGAHPPRLPWLVSPTDDPAESGDEPLLLSRSCPGARVVVDPVRRRGGAYAAENLSPDLFLLDDGFQHLAVARDLNLCLLRPEDLGEAWGRTFPAGYWREGTAALERADAFVLKTPDGSLDAVGRAVRERLAPYARPIFAFFLAPAGLRPLTGGPARTDLEREPYVVACGVAHPAQVAATAEAFLGYPPEEVLAFADHHGFSGEDAARIASAAGRAGARHVVVTAKDAVKLGGPGAGSISSLVSVLEVEARFGERLFSDETFETFAQRRLFAAARAGRTHGQA from the coding sequence ATGGCCGACGCGCACCGCCTCCTCGACCGCTTCGGTCCCTTGCTCGCGCCCGCGGGCGCGGCCTGGGCCGGGCTCATGCGCCTGCGCGAGGGCTTCTACGCGGCCGGTGCCTTTCCGCGCCTGCTGCTGCCCGCTCCGGTCTGCTCCGTGGGCAACGTGGCCATGGGCGGCACGGGCAAGACCCCGCTGACGCTCTGGCTCTGCCGCCGGGCCGTGGAGGAGGGGCTTCGGCCCGTGGTGCTCACGCGCGGCTACGGCGCGCATCCGCCCCGCCTGCCCTGGCTGGTGAGCCCCACGGACGACCCGGCCGAATCCGGCGACGAGCCCCTGCTGCTCTCCCGGTCCTGCCCGGGCGCCCGGGTGGTGGTGGATCCGGTGCGGCGGCGCGGCGGGGCCTACGCGGCGGAGAACCTCTCCCCGGACCTCTTCCTGCTCGACGACGGATTCCAGCACCTGGCCGTGGCCCGGGACCTGAACCTCTGCCTGCTCCGGCCCGAGGACCTGGGCGAGGCCTGGGGGCGGACCTTCCCGGCGGGCTACTGGCGCGAGGGCACGGCGGCGCTCGAGCGCGCCGACGCCTTCGTGCTGAAGACTCCTGACGGGAGCCTCGATGCTGTGGGCAGGGCCGTGCGCGAGCGGCTTGCGCCCTACGCCAGGCCGATCTTCGCCTTCTTCCTCGCCCCGGCGGGGCTTCGCCCCCTCACTGGCGGGCCCGCGCGGACGGACCTCGAGCGCGAGCCCTACGTGGTGGCCTGCGGCGTGGCCCATCCCGCCCAGGTGGCGGCCACGGCCGAGGCGTTTCTCGGCTATCCGCCCGAGGAGGTGCTGGCCTTCGCCGACCACCACGGCTTCAGCGGCGAGGACGCCGCCCGCATAGCCTCCGCCGCGGGGCGCGCGGGCGCGCGCCACGTGGTGGTCACGGCCAAGGACGCCGTGAAGCTCGGCGGGCCCGGGGCGGGGAGCATCTCCTCCCTGGTCAGCGTGCTCGAGGTCGAGGCCCGCTTCGGGGAACGCCTTTTCTCGGATGAAACCTTCGAAACATTCGCGCAGCGCCGCCTCTTCGCCGCGGCGCGCGCCGGGAGGACGCATGGCCAAGCGTAA
- the rnr gene encoding ribonuclease R, producing MAKRNKPEAPPLEPKEVLGLMRRTGKPMTPRDLLKAFRLPKQEKHRIFTVMDELVSQGKVIATHGNAYGLVEQMNLLTGRLQVQRTGVGFVIPEDPRRKVDIFVAPGDFGGAWHGDRVVVAVTRERHGRNPAGRIVRVIERRLNEIPCRTERPLGKGFMLCQPTDPRQHAMFMVPFPEDGMPGPGIIVHVRPGERLDRELWQGESLRVLGKEDDVGVQETMVKHNHGIPTSFPPDCLEEAASLPEAPSEEDMTGRGDMRRDLRDLDFVTIDGAKARDFDDAVYVERKGRGYTLWVAIADVAHYVQLGSPLDREAVERGNSYYFPQSVEPMFPKALSNGLCSLNPDVPRLAMVAQMDFSAQGKPGESRFYAAVIKSKARLTYSQVNRGLILGEEEARAGMAHVMPMLERAYELARILNANRRERGSLDFDLPEPEIQFNIYGETVDIRPKVRHFGHQIIEEFMIAANEAVAEFLESAGPEPLFRVHEQPDPDKIRALYKVLAHTELADRVPEEPSPAGLQALLSAAQGTDVEFMVNRLTLRTMMQAKYSPDNLGHFGLASTSYCHFTSPIRRYADLQVHRALRRALSLPGGADMPHKKLRDLGNHLSGRERTAMEAEREMLKRVTVLFLRDKVGQEFSGVVSGLADFGFWVELSEVMAEGMVRLSALTDDYYGYLPERQMLLGERTGRRFTLGQSVRVLLEEVNLARLEVTLVPVEDAGRARGRKGGAARGRAEAPQAAGETLASRPGEAEELSRELREARAARRTSRAGARAAGRTGAGTGGKTSGKTSGKTGGKTAAGTPPAKASDRTERGASDKGARESSGRKPGKTSGKTSGKAGGKAGGKTPKKTSGKPSRAQRKTGKDSGKGGKG from the coding sequence ATGGCCAAGCGTAACAAGCCCGAGGCGCCGCCTCTGGAGCCCAAGGAAGTGCTCGGCCTCATGCGCCGCACGGGCAAGCCCATGACCCCGCGCGACCTGCTCAAGGCCTTCCGCCTGCCCAAGCAGGAGAAGCACCGCATCTTCACGGTCATGGACGAGCTCGTCTCCCAGGGCAAGGTCATCGCCACGCACGGCAACGCCTACGGCCTGGTGGAGCAGATGAACCTGCTCACCGGCCGCCTGCAGGTCCAGCGCACGGGCGTGGGCTTCGTCATCCCGGAGGACCCCAGGCGCAAGGTGGACATCTTCGTGGCGCCGGGCGACTTCGGCGGCGCCTGGCACGGCGACCGCGTGGTCGTGGCCGTGACCCGCGAGCGCCACGGCCGCAACCCCGCGGGCCGCATCGTGCGCGTCATCGAGCGCCGCCTGAACGAGATCCCCTGCCGCACGGAGCGGCCGCTGGGCAAGGGCTTCATGCTCTGCCAGCCCACGGACCCGCGCCAGCACGCCATGTTCATGGTCCCCTTCCCGGAGGACGGGATGCCCGGACCCGGGATCATCGTCCACGTCCGGCCCGGCGAGCGGCTCGACCGCGAGCTGTGGCAGGGCGAGTCGCTGCGCGTGCTCGGCAAGGAGGACGACGTGGGCGTGCAGGAGACCATGGTCAAGCACAACCACGGCATCCCCACGAGCTTCCCGCCCGACTGCCTGGAGGAGGCCGCGAGCCTGCCCGAGGCCCCCTCCGAGGAGGACATGACGGGCCGCGGGGACATGCGCCGCGACCTGCGCGACCTGGACTTCGTGACCATCGACGGCGCCAAGGCGCGGGACTTCGACGACGCCGTCTACGTGGAGAGGAAGGGCCGGGGCTACACCCTGTGGGTGGCCATCGCGGACGTGGCGCACTACGTGCAGCTCGGTTCGCCGCTGGACCGCGAGGCCGTGGAGCGGGGCAACTCCTACTATTTCCCCCAGTCCGTGGAGCCCATGTTCCCCAAGGCCCTGTCCAACGGGCTGTGCAGCCTGAACCCGGACGTGCCGAGGCTCGCCATGGTGGCGCAGATGGACTTCTCGGCCCAGGGAAAGCCCGGGGAGAGCCGGTTCTACGCCGCGGTCATCAAGAGCAAGGCGCGGCTGACCTACTCCCAGGTCAACCGCGGCCTCATCCTGGGCGAGGAGGAGGCGCGCGCGGGCATGGCGCACGTCATGCCCATGCTCGAGCGGGCCTACGAGCTGGCCCGGATACTGAACGCCAACCGCCGCGAGCGCGGCAGCCTGGACTTCGACCTGCCCGAGCCCGAGATCCAGTTCAACATCTACGGCGAGACCGTGGACATCCGGCCCAAGGTGCGCCACTTCGGCCACCAGATCATCGAGGAGTTCATGATCGCGGCCAACGAGGCCGTGGCCGAGTTCCTGGAGTCCGCGGGGCCGGAGCCGCTGTTCCGCGTCCACGAGCAGCCCGATCCGGACAAGATCCGCGCCCTGTACAAGGTCCTGGCGCACACCGAGCTGGCCGACCGCGTGCCCGAGGAACCCTCTCCCGCCGGGCTGCAGGCCCTCCTTTCCGCGGCCCAGGGCACGGACGTGGAGTTCATGGTCAACCGCCTCACCCTGCGCACCATGATGCAGGCCAAGTACTCCCCGGACAACCTGGGCCACTTCGGCCTGGCCAGCACGTCGTACTGCCACTTCACCTCGCCGATCCGCCGCTATGCGGACCTGCAGGTGCACCGGGCGCTGCGCCGGGCCCTGTCGCTGCCCGGCGGCGCGGACATGCCGCACAAGAAGCTGCGCGACCTGGGCAACCACCTCTCCGGGCGCGAGCGCACGGCCATGGAGGCAGAGCGCGAGATGCTCAAGCGCGTCACGGTGCTCTTTTTGCGCGACAAGGTGGGCCAGGAGTTTTCCGGCGTGGTCTCGGGCCTGGCGGACTTCGGCTTCTGGGTCGAGCTCTCCGAGGTCATGGCCGAGGGCATGGTGCGTCTTTCCGCGCTCACGGACGACTACTACGGCTACCTGCCCGAGCGGCAGATGCTGCTCGGCGAGCGCACGGGCCGCCGCTTCACCCTGGGGCAGAGCGTGCGCGTGCTGCTCGAGGAGGTGAACCTGGCCCGGCTCGAGGTCACCCTGGTGCCCGTGGAGGACGCGGGACGCGCGCGCGGCCGCAAGGGCGGCGCGGCGCGCGGCAGGGCGGAGGCGCCGCAAGCGGCCGGGGAGACGCTCGCGAGCCGTCCCGGGGAGGCCGAGGAGCTTTCCCGCGAGCTGCGCGAGGCGCGCGCCGCGCGGCGCACGTCCCGGGCGGGCGCCCGCGCCGCTGGGCGCACGGGCGCCGGAACGGGCGGGAAAACAAGCGGGAAAACAAGCGGAAAGACGGGCGGCAAGACGGCGGCGGGAACCCCCCCCGCAAAGGCGTCCGACAGGACCGAGAGAGGCGCTTCGGACAAGGGCGCGCGGGAGTCCTCGGGCAGGAAGCCGGGCAAGACTTCCGGCAAGACTTCCGGCAAGGCGGGCGGCAAGGCGGGCGGCAAGACGCCCAAGAAGACCTCCGGCAAGCCCTCGCGCGCGCAGCGCAAGACGGGCAAGGACTCGGGAAAGGGCGGAAAAGGCTAG